The sequence below is a genomic window from Sneathiella sp. P13V-1.
CAAGCGGGAAAACAGCTCACCACCTTGTATTTGGGGGCGGCTTTTCACGTGCTGGCTGGGGATGATTTCAAATATCTGCGTGAGGTGACAACCGGAAATCACGCCGTTCTGGAATTTGAAACGATTATCGATGGGATTACCCTGAATGGCGTTGACATGATCACCTGCGATGATGACGGCATGATCACAGATTTCAAAGTCATGGTGCGTCCGCTAAAAGCGATCAATATGATCCATCAGATGATGGGTGAAATGCTTCAGAAAATGGCTCCCAAAGCATCCTGATAAATCGGAGGCACCATGCTGTCAGATCAGACCATTCTTTTCATCCTTTTTGGGGGGGTATTTGCTTTTCTTCTTTGGGGGAAGTGGCGATATGATCTGATTGCTTTTGTAGCGCTTATTCTTGCGCTGGTGCTGGGAGTGGTGCCGACAGAAGCCGCTTTTTCCGGCTTTGGTCATCCGGCGACAATTATTGTGGCACTGGTTCTGGTCGTGTCCCGCGGCCTGATGAATTCGGGTGCTATTGATATCCTCACACGCAAACTGACGGCGATGGATTTGAAACTATCCAGTCATATTGCGGCGATGAGTGGTTTAAGCGCAATTCTGTCTGCTTTTATGAATAATGTAGCGGCACTTGCCTTGTTGATGCCTGTGGATCTGCAGGCCGCCAGAAAAGGGGAGCGTAAACCCCGTGTCACGCTGATGCCCCTTGCTTTTGCAACAATCCTTGGCGGCATGATTACCCTTATTGGCACACCGCCCAACATTATTATCGCCGCCTACCGAGAGCAGGCGCTGGGTGAGCCTTACGGGATGTTTGACTTTGCCCCGGTGGGGCTGGTGTGCGCGGTGCTTGGTATTGCCTTTGTCACCTTTATCGGTTGGCGTCTTATTCCGAAGGGCAAAGATGATAAAGATGCAAATGTAGAACTTGCGGATCTGGAAGAATATCTTTCAGAACTGGTAGTCCCCGAAAAATCCCCCATTGTTGGGAAGCGTATTCGTGAGTTGGATGCAACGGCAGAAGATGCGGATGTATCCATTGTCGGATTAGTTCGTCAGAAAACCAGATTCTCAGGCTACGCCCGCCACCGTGAAATTCAGGCAGGTGATGTGTTGGTTATTGAGGGGGGGCCACAATCCCTGGATCAGTTTCGTGGTGCGTTAAAGCTGGAATTTGTTGGGGAAAAACGACATGAAAAAGCGGCGTCTGGTGGTATGGCCCTATTGGAAGTTGTGGTGCCGCATAATGCCCGCATAGAAGGGCGCTCAGCATTGTCGTTGCAACTGCTTCGCCGTCACGGGGTGACGTTGCTCGGGGTGTCGCGGCAAGGGCGCCGTTTCAGGGAACGGGTTCGCCGACTTGAAATTGAAGCCGGTGATATTCTCCTTTTGTTGGGGCCAACGGAACAAGTGGAAGAAGTAGCCAACTGGCTTGGCGTCTTGCCGCTTGCAGAGCGTGGCCTGAACGTCACCCAGTATAGACGGGCGGGAATTGCCGCCGGAATTTTTGCGGCAGCCATTGGGGTTGCCAGCTTCGGTGGCCTGTATCTGGCCGTGGCTTTGGCTATTGTAGTGGCGGCCTATGTGATCTTGGACATTGTTCCCTTGCAGGAGGTTTATTCCCAGGTGGAATGGCCTGTGATTGTACTTTTGGGATCTATGATTCCTCTTGGCAGTGCTCTGGAGGCTTCAGGCGGCACAGCCTTTATCGCGCAAGAAATTATGGATTTGACAGCGGGTCTCCCGGCGGCTGTCATTCTCACCGTTTTAATGGTGGTGATCATGACCTTGTCAGATGTGCTCAATAACACAGCAACGGCGGTGGTTGGAGCTCCCATTGCGGTAGATTTGGCAAATCGTCTTGGGGTGAGTCCTGATCCGTTTTTGATGGCCGTAGCCGTTGCCGCTTCATGTGCTTTCCTGACCCCCATCGGACATAAAAATAATACCCTGATTATGGGACCGGGCGGTTATAAATTTGGCGACTATTGGCGCATGGGGTTGCCACTTGAAATCCTGATTGTCGCTGTATCTATTCCGGCGATCCTGTTTTTCTGGCCGTTATAATCAGTCAATATCTACTTCTAAGGTGGATTTATCTGTCACAGACTCCATGACGATGAAGGTGCTGGTATGCTGAACCTTGGGTAGGCGTGCCAGCGTTGCCCCTAGGAAATGCCGATATTCGGTGACGTCTTTAGTGCGCACCTTCAACAGATAGTCAAAATTGGCAGCGACCATGTGACAGGATTGAATTTCCGGAATTTTGGAAACGGCAAGATTAAATTCCTGCAAGGCTGCCGCGGTTGTGTCGTTTAGGCTAACCTGAACAAAGGCGATATGCCCTACGCCTAACTTGTTCGGATCCAACCGCGCGCCATATCCGGTGATGATCTTTTTCGATTCCAACCGTTTCACGCGGTCAATACAGGGCGTTTTGGTAAGGCCGACGCGGGAGGCCAGCTCCGTCATTGTGATGCGGCCATCTGCCTGCAATTCGCGGATTATCTTACGATCTATCTTGTCCATATGACTATCATATATTGATTATGCAGTAAAATTTACTTTAGAGCCGAAACTTCATAGGAATAATATACGAAAATAGTTCGCAAAAAAGTAAATTTGCCAAAATTACTGCGCTAGATTCAGTTTCATATCCTGTTTGTTCAAGGGAATTGGAAATGACTGCTATGCCGCGCACTACTCTTACCGATATCCGTCATCGTATCCGGGAGGCTTATCTCACAGATGAAAAGCTGCTGTCGAAACAGCTCATCACCGAGCTCGGTATGAGTGAGAAGACCCGTGAGAAAATCACCGCTGATGCAGCGGAATTTGTGCGCAGCCTGAGACGGGATACAAACCCTGGTCTCATGGAAACGTTTCTTGGGGAATATGGCCTTAGCACCGAAGAAGGCATCGCCCTGATGTGCCTTGCTGAGGCTTTGCTTCGCGTGCCGGATGAACAGACAATCGACATGCTGATCCAGGATAAAATTGCCCCGGCCGACTGGAGCCGGCACTTGGGTCATTCCACCTCTCCTCTCGTAAACGTGTCCACATGGGCGCTGATGTTGACCGGTAAGGTGATTACACCGGAGCAAGGTCGAAACTGGGATGTTGTGGGAAATATCAGAAATCTTGTCCGCCGTGCTGGGGAGCCGGTTATACGTAAAGCGGTTGGACAGGCCATGCGGGTTCTGGGCCATCAATTTGTCCTCGGAAGGGACATTAGGGAGGCTCAGAATCGCGCGTCGGCCATGGAGAAAAAGGGGTATACATACTCCTACGATATGCTTGGCGAAGGTGCCCGCACAGCAAAAGATGCTAAGAAGTATTTTCTGGCTTACAGTCGGGCCATTTCATCCATTTCTGAGAGTTCCAATTCTGATGATGTGAGGGAAAATCCGGGGATTTCCATCAAACTGTCCGCATTGCATCCGCGTTATGAGTTCGCGCAAAAGGATCGGGTGATGCAAGAGTTGGTCCCGCGGGTTGTCAGTCTTGCCATTCAGGCGAAAAATGCCGGAATGGGGTTCAATATTGATGCGGAAGAAGCCGACCGTTTGGACCTGTCACTGGATGTTATCGAAGCGGTCTTAGCCACATCTGACCTGAAAGGTTGGGATGGGTTTGGGGTGGTCATTCAAGCCTATGGCCTTCGCGCATCGCACGTGATTGACTGGTGCTATGGCCTTGCCACTGAGCTGGATCGCAAGATTATGATCCGTCTTGTGAAAGGCGCTTATTGGGATACTGAAATTAAACTGGCGCAGGAGCAGGGACTGGACAGATATCCGGTCTTTACCCATAAAGCGGCTACAGATGTCAGTTACATGGCGTGCGCCCGAAAACTACTATCTATGACAGATCGGATTTATCCGCAGTTTGCGACCCATAACGCTCATTCAGTGATCAGCATTATGGAAATGGCGCCAAACACAGACGTGTTCGAATTTCAACGCCTGCATGGGATGGGGGAATCTTTGCACGATCTGGCGCGGGAGAAATTTCAATCTCGCTGTCGGATTTATGCACCTGTCGGGGTTCATGAAGATTTGCTCGCCTATCTGGTGCGCAGGCTCCTAGAGAATGGTGCCAACAGCTCCTTTGTGAATCAGGTGTTTGATGAACAGGTACCTGCCCGTCAGGTGGTGCGTGATCCTATTGAGATCCTTGAGAATTCTAGTTACTGGAGCGGCAAAGGTGGCCTCCCGCTCCCCCATGAGATTTATCCTGACGGCCGCATGAACTCTAAAGGCCTTAATTTTGCGAATCCTCCGGTTCTTGCGGCATTTGATCAAGAGATGGCAACGCGCCGATTAAATACCTGGGATGCCGCAGCGATAATTGACGGTGTGGTATCGACCGGAGAGGGGACACCGGTAATAAATCCCGCTAATCGCACAGATCAGGTGGGAACTGTGTTGGAAGCCACACCGGATGAAGTGCAAAAGGCATTTGATTTGGCAAAAGAAGGGGCGGCTGAATGGCAAAATACCGCACCTCAAGATCGGGCTGGTATCCTTCGAAAAATAGCGGATCTCTACGAGGCACGCGCCTATGATTTGATGGCGATTTTGGCGCGTGAAGCGGGTAAAACCCCATGGGATGCGTTGAATGAAATTCGGGAAGCCGTTGATTTCTGTCGTTACTACGCGGAGGAAGCGGCAAAAGCAGGCGGGGATATGCTTCCCGCGAGAGGTGTCATCGTATGTATCTCCCCTTGGAACTTTCCGCTGGCGATTTTCACAGGGCAAATTGTTGCGGCGCTGGTGGCGGGTAATGCGGTTCTTGCAAAACCGGCAGGACAAACACCGCTCATTGCCTTTGAAGCTGTTCAGTTGATGTTGGAAGCAGGTATCCCTTCAAATGTTCTCGCTCTTCTTCCCGGGGAAGGCAGTACCGTAGGGCAGGCGTTGGTCTCCAACCCTGATGTTGGGGGTGTTTGCTTTACTGGGTCCACAGCAACAGCGCAGCATATCAACCGTACTTTGGCGGAAAATGCAGCACCTACCGTTCCGCTTATTGCAGAGACGGGAGGGCTAAACGCGATGATCGTGGATTCAACCGCACTGCCAGAACAGGCAGTAGATGATATTGTAACGTCGGCCTTCCAATCAGCAGGGCAGCGTTGCTCCGCCCTTCGTATTCTGTATGTTCAGGAAGATATCGCAGATACCCTTATAGAGATGATGAAGGGCGCTGTGGATGAATTATCCATCGGTAACCCTCAATTCATAACAACGGATGTAGGGCCGGTCATTGACAAGGCCGCCTATGAGAAAATCACCAGCTACATTGACACTCATGAGGCGGAAGGGAAGCTGCTTTATCGTCTTGCCCTCCCAAAAAACGAAGTAAGTGACGGGTATTTTGTCACCCCGGCGGCGATTTCCGTATCCGGCATTTCCGAGATGGCGGAAGAGATCTTCGGCCCTGTCCTACATGTCGCCACATACAAGGCCAGCGAACTTGAACAGGTCGTTGAAGATATCAATGCTGCTGGATATGGCCTGACAATGGGGCTTCACACACGGGTTGATAGTCGGGTTCAAAAAGTGGCGGAACTTGCGAAAGTTGGAAATCTATATGTCAATCGAAACCAGATCGGCGCTGTGGTGCAGGCCCAACCTTTCGGCGGGGAAGGCCTTTCCGGTACTGGGCCAAAAGCGGGCGGTCCCCTGTATTTGAAGAAGTTTGGGGCAATGCCGGCGGAAGGATCTGAAGAAAACTCAATATCTTTCGCCGCAGACGGTACAGACCTCACGCCGTTAATTGACAAACTTAATAAAATGAGCGGCCACATCACCAACGGCGAACTCCTGGATCAGGTGTTGGAGGTTTCTGCCAAAGAATCGGCAGAGTTACTGACTGATGTGAAAGAGCGACTATCTTCTTTCATGACAGACGGTATTGATGGCCCCGGTCCCACAGGGGAGAGCAACAGGCTTGACTTTCACGGGCGCGGTCTGATTTGGGTGCATGGCGCCAATTGGCAGTCTGACATGCTGACTTTGCTGGCAACGGGGAACAAGGTGATTGTGTCCGGGGTGAGCGAACAGGATGTGAACGCGTTTAAAAATCACTTATTAGGTAAGCAATTGTCGGAGCGAGTGGTTTTCTCAACTGAGGCCGTGTTCAGTATGGATCATCTCAAATCTCCTGATCTTTCTGCCTGTTGTTTGTCGGGTCAGTCCATTTCTTTGCTTAAGGAAATAAGGGTAGCGCTTTCACATCGTACAGGAGTACTAGTACCTTGCTTGGCGTCAGCGCGAGCGTGGCCCGAATATGTGAGCGAGAAAACGTTGAGTGTTGATACAACGGCATCTGGTGGAAATGCAGCGCTTCTGGCGTCAGTCCCATATGAAAACTAACCTATTTAGATAACTAATTATTTACGCTCTTCGGTTTAGTGTTTTCGTATAACTGCTAAACCGGGGAGTTCATGAATAGTTTTAGGTTGTTATCCGTTGCCGCTGTTTGCGTGCTGGCTGTATTTTTCTTCGTTCTAGAGAAGGAGTATGAACGTCATCTTGTCGAAGAAAATCGTCAGGAAGCGATGAATGATGCGCAACGCAGGGCTGATTCACTTAAATCTAAAATTAATCTCCGGATTGCCCGTGATATTCATATTCTATATGGCCTTCGGGCTTTGGTTGAAATTGACCCAAATATCACTCAAGAACAGTTCTCCAAATTTGCAGCCTCTGTTCGCGAGACAAGCCCGGGTATTGTAAATATCGCGGCGGCACCGGATCTGGTCGTTAAGTATGTTTTTCCATATGAGCCAAATAAAAAAGTTCTCGGTCTCGATTATCGCCAGCAAGCACCAGAGCAAAGGCGCGCAGTATTTAGATCAGTTCGTCAAAGCAGACCTGTCATTGCGGGACCTACAGAGCTTGTACAGGGAGGGGTGGCGATTATCCTGCGCCTTCCCGTATTTACCCGAACTGTCACCGGTGAGCGAAAGCTCTGGGGCATTTTGGCAGCTCCTGTCAGCATGGATCAGATTTTCAAAGATGTAGAATTTTCCTTTTACGAGTCGGAATATGAAATTGCCATAAGAGGTAAAGATGGTCTTGGGCGCAATGGAGCTATCTTCTATGGCAAGGAAGAGCTTTTTGGGGCAACTCAGGAAGCCCTGATTACCTCGGTGCCGCTTCTTAACGGAAGTTGGGTGTTAGCGATGAAACCTAAGGGCGGGTGGCCTGGGGGTAAAGGCCCTGATACTGCAATAATTGGGTATTTCTTCGCTGCTTTTGTCATGACCTCGATTTTATTTGTGCTGGTTTCCGCCTATTTCAGGGAAAGAAGTCTCGCCAGAAAGAAAATCGAGGTTTCATTAAAAGAAAAATCAGAGTTTCTGGAAATCCTGACCCATGAAATCAGATCCCCTCTGCAGGGGGTCTTGGCGGTGCAGAAGTATCTTCTTGATAATGAGATAAATCCGAAGTTCAGGGAACTGGTGTCAACAGCGCGCGAAACCGGAGATTATATTGTCAGTCTCATCAACGACTATCTGGACTTACAGAGGGCAGAGAGCAATAACCTTCAGGTGATTAAACAGCCAACAGATGTACGGCTGTTACTCTCACGTGTTCTGGATATTGTCGGGGTGATGCATAATAACTCCAATGTTTCATTGATCACGAACGTCTCTGACGATGTTCCAGATCTGGTGTTGGTCGATGAAAGGAAGCTGAAACAGGTTCTAGTAAATCTGGTCACCAATGCGTTGAAGTTTACTGACCTTGGTGTGGTGCGTATTAAGATAACGCATAATCTAAGCGATACAGATCCAACACTGGGCATCAGTGTGGAGGATACAGGCATTGGCATATCCAGTGACGCCTTGAACAGTTTGTTCGACCGCTTCACACGAACAGAACACAGTGAACACCGGGTAGGTTCGGGCCTTGGGCTTACAATCGTGAAAACTCTGATTGACGTAATGGATGGGGAAGTAGAGGTTACCAGTCAAGTTGGCGAGGGTAGTATGTTCCGCATTGAACTTCCTGCGGAAATTGTAAGCCAGTTGGATTTGGAGAAGATGCAGGAGGCAGAGGTCCCTGCCAAATCTACATATAAAAACCTTCGATCCCTCAGCGTGTTGATCGCCGATGATATGTTGGTGAACCGGACATTGTTGGAAGCTCTGTTAAAGCCCTCAGTAGGTTCAGTTTCTGTTGCCGAAGACGGATCTGAAGCGCTGGACCTTCTGAATAAAGAAAAGTTTGATCTGGTCATAATGGATGCGAGAATGCCCGTCATGAACGGTATCGACGCGGTAAAACGTATTAGAAATGATAGCCGCTTAAGTGGTCTTCCTGTCATTGGGCTGACAGGTGTAGATAGCAATACCAGCCATGCGTCCATGTTGGATGCAGGCATGGACAGGGTGCTTACAAAGCCCGTCAATATTGATGTCTTGCTGAAGGAAATTGATATTGTTCTCGGGGAGAGGGGTAGTATGGATCACTCCGGGGATTGATAAGACATCACTTGATTTGAATACCGACTGTTATCAGATACGTCTTCCCCCACCCAATCAGGAAGTGAGATTTCTGCTTTTTCTTCGGCAAGTTCGATTTCTGCTAAAACAAGACCAGTGTTGGGAGAGGTAAATTCATCAACATCCCAGTGTTGCCCGAACGTGTCGCGGACCTCATACCGTGTCTTCTCTATGATGTTACCGATGGCAAATTGCTGCTGAGCAATGACATGAGCTTTGGGTACTTCATACTCAAACTCAGGTCTGACCAGCACATTTTTTGACGTGGAGGGGTATTTAAGTGTCAGATAGCCAACATCCTCCAGCAAGCGTAACCTCACCGTTGGGATAGCTTCCGGGGCAGAAATATAAAACTGAGTGATTTTCTTCTCGGAAAGGATACCTTCCTTCCATCGATCAGAGGTCACTAGGAATTTCTTTTCAATTTCGATCATCTCAGGTCTCGGGAAACAAGGTAGGCTGTTTGATTATCAATCAACCGCGGGCAAGTAAACCGAAATGATCGTTCCCTCATTTTCTGCGGATTTGATACCAATATTGCCGCCAGATTGTTTCGCAAATCCCATAATCATGCTCAGGCCCAATCCGCTTCCTTTGCCCACTTCTTTGGTTGTGAAGAAGGGATCGAAAATGCGCTCCTGAATGTCCAGTGGGATACCGGCACCGTTATCTTCAACTTTTAAACAAACATAATGGCCTATGGGAAGTTTGTACGTCTCTGAGTTTTCTTCAGTAATTGAACAATTCTGAGTTTTCACTTTCAATGTGCCACCGCTTGGCATGGCATCGCGAGAATTGAGACACAGGTTGAGAACGCTGTTTTCGACCTGATTGGGGTCCACCACCGTTTCCTTGAGGTCAGGCGCATGTTCAACGATGATGTCGATATCGGCTCCCAAGGTTCTGTGGATCATGCTCATCATGGTTTCAACCTGGTCACTGATTTTGATCTTTTTGGGTGCCAATGGTTGTTTCTGTGAATAGGCCAGCATTTGGTGGGTGAGCTCAGCGCCCCTTGATGCTGCTTTGATTATATTCTCGGTTTTCGCGGATAGGGCACCCTGCTTCAAGTCCGCCAAATCTTCTTGCAGCATTTCTGCGTTTCCAAGAATGATGCCCAACAGGTTATTAAAATCATGGGCGATACCACCTGACAGATTTCCCACAGCTTCCATCTTTTGCGCTTGTTTGACACGCTCTTCCAGATCTACTTTATGGGTAATGTCGGTATTACAGCCACGAAAGCCTGCAAAATTCCCTTGGGGGTCGTAAATCGGTATGCCGCTGGTTGTGAACCAGTGTTTTTTGCCTGTTTTCTTGTGAAATCTTGGAAATTCTGCATCCCGATAGGCGCGCTTTTCATCAATAGCGTTCAGAAAAACGCTAATTCCGGGGTTCTGTTGTTCTTCTTCAGAAAAAATAGACCGAATGGTTTTGTCAAAATACCAGTTTTTACTGTGCCCAACAAAACTATCAACGTCATCAGAGATATAAGTGAAATAACCATCAGCATCTGTTTCCCAATAAATATCAGAAGAAAACAGAGTGAGGTCTTTAAAGCGCTTTTCGTTGATCCGAAGCAGATCTTCAAGTTTTTTGCGTTCAGTGACGTCTCGAGACATGCCGAATACCGAAACTGCATTTCCATGTTCATCCACTTGAACTTCAGCTCTTCCCTGAATGAACTTTTCTTTACCATCCACGATCATCCGGTGCTCGAAGTCAAAGGGGGTTCTTGCCTCGATGCCATCCCGGTAGACCTGCAAAATCGGCTCATATTCGCCTTCTGGGAACATCTCTTTAAATTCATCCAGCGGAATTGCTGAAGACTGGTGATTAATCCCCAGAATTTGGCGGAGCTCATCGGAGGGTGTGAAATGGAGGTTCTTGAGGTCAAATATCCAATGCCCCGCTTCAAACAGGGTCTGGGCGCTCGCCAGTTGCGCTTTTTGAAACTCCAGTTTTTCCAACAGCTCACGGGTTTCGGAAATATCTCGTATCGTGAAGATGGCGGCTTTGTGTTCTTTCCACTCTACCGGACCATAGGTGACATCCGCATAGAAATAGGTCCCATCAATTCGTTTCAAGCGGCAATTGAAGCGAAGGCGATCGTCGAAAACATGATCGTTAATCTGTGATGTCACGAAGTCGATATCATCGGGGTGAACGTAATCCCGATAAGGGATTTTGATCATTTCCATCTCATCGGAAGCCCCAAAAAGGGAAAGGACTTGTTGGTTTACGTAGGCGATTTTACCGTCTTGCAAAATGGAGATAGCGTCAGGACTTGCTTCCAAAAGATGGCGAAACCTTTGCTCTTTGTTCTTGAGATCCTGCTCTTTTTTTCGAAAAGGCGTAATATCCGTCAGGCTGGCAACCCAGCCCCCTGTTGGTAGTTTCGAATCCTTAATGCGAATATTCCGGCCATCTTCCAATTCAACATCAAGATGGGGGATTTCACCGCGGTGCAGCTTTTCTCTTTCTGTGATCCATTTATCTTCATGGCCTTGCACTGAGGGCATGGAGCCACTAAAAGCAGCAATTTGTGCTAAATCATTGAAGTGAACGCCAGGTTTAAGGTGACCTCTCATCCATGGATAATATTCCAATTGCTGGGGGCTATAGGCAACCACACGATCTTTATCATCATATATGATAAATGAGTCATTTGTGGCCTCCATGGAGGCGGTTAAATATTTGTCAGTCTCAGAGTGCTGGATGTTATTTTTTTGGGCCGTATTTTCACTGTCAATCAATCGCCCAAAGCTTTTGCGAAGCAGCTCAGCGAAGCATCCGGATATCTGATCCAGTAGACTTTTTGCCATTCCGCTTTTGTGGCCGATCAGGATGAGGCCATTTTCCTGCCCCGATGGGGATTGGGTGACCAGTGCAAGATAATCTTCGCTGACATCAGCCTCAGGGAATATGTGCTTTTCTTTTGTGGGGGTAAAATACCAGGCAATGGGATCTTGATCCGGGCGCGCCAGAAGCCTGAGCCCGATCATCGAGAGATGCTGTTGAAAATGAACGGGTCTGAAATAGGTGCCAGATTCATGCCTGACATAAAGTTCAGCGGCTGTAATCTTCAGTTCCTGAATCAGTATATCTTTAAAGTTCTGAAATTTAGTTGCCAAAGATCCCTTGGACCATACCAGGCTGCCAATTACGGCATCCCAGTCCATACTATGCACCGTCATAACTTACTTGTCCCACACACATCGCCTGCCAAGGCAGGAAACAGATACCACACACACCATCCAGCGGCCATTAACCACACATAAACGCCAGAAACAAACTATAAATTCTGTTTTGGTAATATTTTATTAAAACTTATTGAACTTGCTGTGATCTAGGTGCTAATTGGTGGGAAGTGCCAGCTTGAGGGGCCAAAAGGTGCCAGATTTCCAAAAAACTGGTTGGCACTTTTCTCCCACGTGTATTGAAGGGCAAATGCGCGGCAGGCGTCAGGATCTATGGTAAGGGCCTTCTGGGCAGCCCGAGCCAGATCTTCATCCAACACCCCTACATCGGAGTTGCCGATAACATCCAGTGGCCCTGTCACTGGGTAGGCGGCAACGGGAACGCCTGAGGCTAAGGCCTCCAGCAGGACCAAGCCAAATGTATCTGTTCGGCTTGGGAAAACAAAAACATCTGCGGATGCATAATGTGCTGCCAGATCTTCCCCTTCCTTCATTCCCAGAAAATAGACTTTGGGGTATTTGACTTCCAGTTGCGCGCGTTGAGGCCCGTCACCAACGACGACTTTGCTACCGGGTAGGTCGAGATCTAGGAAGGCTTCAATGTTTTTCTCAATTGCCATTCGTCCCACATACATGAAGATCGGGCGCGGCAAATCTTCCATTAGTTTTTCTCTTGGGTGGAAGAGATCCGTATCAATGCCACGTGACCAGCGTTTTATATTTTGAAAGCCTCTGGATTTAAGCGAATCCTCCAAGGTTTGTGTTGCGACCATCAAGCATTTGGAAGGTTTATGAAACCATTTTAAAAACGCATAGCCGACAGATAAGGGGAGCCTCGTGCGCGCCTTGACATATTCCGCAAAAAGCGTGTGAAAGG
It includes:
- a CDS encoding glycosyltransferase family 4 protein translates to MRCIIVSDAWAPQINGVVRTLTQLKSELEKQGHEIITITPNLFRTIPCPTYPEIRLSLFIGKKVGKMIEAARPSAIHIATEGPLGMAARRYCVKNDIPFTTAFHTLFAEYVKARTRLPLSVGYAFLKWFHKPSKCLMVATQTLEDSLKSRGFQNIKRWSRGIDTDLFHPREKLMEDLPRPIFMYVGRMAIEKNIEAFLDLDLPGSKVVVGDGPQRAQLEVKYPKVYFLGMKEGEDLAAHYASADVFVFPSRTDTFGLVLLEALASGVPVAAYPVTGPLDVIGNSDVGVLDEDLARAAQKALTIDPDACRAFALQYTWEKSANQFFGNLAPFGPSSWHFPPIST
- a CDS encoding PAS domain S-box protein is translated as MTVHSMDWDAVIGSLVWSKGSLATKFQNFKDILIQELKITAAELYVRHESGTYFRPVHFQQHLSMIGLRLLARPDQDPIAWYFTPTKEKHIFPEADVSEDYLALVTQSPSGQENGLILIGHKSGMAKSLLDQISGCFAELLRKSFGRLIDSENTAQKNNIQHSETDKYLTASMEATNDSFIIYDDKDRVVAYSPQQLEYYPWMRGHLKPGVHFNDLAQIAAFSGSMPSVQGHEDKWITEREKLHRGEIPHLDVELEDGRNIRIKDSKLPTGGWVASLTDITPFRKKEQDLKNKEQRFRHLLEASPDAISILQDGKIAYVNQQVLSLFGASDEMEMIKIPYRDYVHPDDIDFVTSQINDHVFDDRLRFNCRLKRIDGTYFYADVTYGPVEWKEHKAAIFTIRDISETRELLEKLEFQKAQLASAQTLFEAGHWIFDLKNLHFTPSDELRQILGINHQSSAIPLDEFKEMFPEGEYEPILQVYRDGIEARTPFDFEHRMIVDGKEKFIQGRAEVQVDEHGNAVSVFGMSRDVTERKKLEDLLRINEKRFKDLTLFSSDIYWETDADGYFTYISDDVDSFVGHSKNWYFDKTIRSIFSEEEQQNPGISVFLNAIDEKRAYRDAEFPRFHKKTGKKHWFTTSGIPIYDPQGNFAGFRGCNTDITHKVDLEERVKQAQKMEAVGNLSGGIAHDFNNLLGIILGNAEMLQEDLADLKQGALSAKTENIIKAASRGAELTHQMLAYSQKQPLAPKKIKISDQVETMMSMIHRTLGADIDIIVEHAPDLKETVVDPNQVENSVLNLCLNSRDAMPSGGTLKVKTQNCSITEENSETYKLPIGHYVCLKVEDNGAGIPLDIQERIFDPFFTTKEVGKGSGLGLSMIMGFAKQSGGNIGIKSAENEGTIISVYLPAVD